The genomic segment GATTGTTTTTCTTATGAGAattctgtgtttttgtaaatattatttgtagacaaaaaatcttatataatttcaatattgtttttaagaaaCAGTTGAGAACTTTATaacataaaaacagaaaaaaaatgaataataatgtGAGCAGAATATATAAgtcaaatttcatttttgatgtctcaaaatttattacaaattttaagtaaagtaaagaaaaaaatgaaatgtcaATCCGAAACTAAAATAATTCCAAATGGCTCTTACCAATTTCAATTTTAGTCCCTCATGTATTTTTTCATGTAAACCTCTAATTTAAACAAAGTTCACAAAAGATAAATAGTTTTGAtcattctaattttaaatttgaattttgcaCCCTTCTAAGATCTCTTGCTTTCAAAGTATACCGAGAACTTTCATGAACCAAGATCGAAATCATCCTCCGGTTTGTAAGCAAtttgttagaaaatatatatcaacgGTTGAAatttgttctaatttttttctgcTTAAGAACATGTAAATACTATAGTAATAGAAATCCATAATATAAACCTATACAACTCAACTAATTACAGTGTCTCAGACtcttgaaaatgaaaaaaaaaaatcaatagattATAGTTTCTCCATTCTCAAGTATGACATGCTTCAAAATCCTTCCTTTCAATTCACCTAATAGACAACAtgtaacaatataatcatgGAGCATAAAAATAATACACTATTATAGTTAATGTATATATCTActaacatataaaaacaaaaaaataattaaaaaagaatgataAGAAAAAATCGATTAGAAATATTTGATCCTTTCACCTGCaccattattttaaaagttttacaatCTTGAgttttatgtttcacatgttTCTGAAGAGTTCCAAATCTGAAACACTTAAAaccaatatgaaaaataaaagttagaaaattcaaaactcaaaactttgaTGCTCGAAAACATATTTGTGAATGAATGAAatggaagagtttgatatgTCTTATATAGTGATTAGATTAGTTAGGATTTCctaacacaaaatattttaatatattaacacAAAAAGATATTCGTCATTATCTTCAATTTCGTTCATTTAAGTTTGATAtatagattttaggaaaataatagaaaatcataatttaaatatatttattgtttccgtaaatatctcaaaatatataactaaattaaatatgtttacatatataagtttaaatttaattgCCCGATTTTGATAATaacaaatttactttttataaatttgaattttaaattagttgttTGTAATTGGATAGTTTCATTTAAATGCATTAAATAGTTTGATTGATTTTAGGGATTAAATATGCTTGtagttagtattattattttacccCTACTGGGTAGGATCTGAATCTTTTCAAACCGGATAGTAGGGGTGGACATTCGGGTACCCTTTCGGGTTTCGGGTCAGgtatttcgggttttcgggttttcaGGTTTAGAAACATAAGACTCATTCGGATATTTTTagatttcgggtcgggttcggataAACACCCATCGGGTTTAAGTATTTTCGGGTTTCACCCAAAGTCTCAAATTATATTTCGAGTTCGGATcggatttgtaattttttaatccaaacCAAAGTAAAAGATCCCTAAATCAatccaaattcattaaaaatgattataatcataaataaataaaaaaatcaaagttatcaaaccaaattgaattcattaaaagaaaaggacaattctaaataacaaaatatcaaattcacaaGCCGATAATTTTTGACTTCTTacaatatcaaattcaaaattaaaactatataatttatctaaattaacatatgaaaattgacatatttaaaaatgaaaactaatttatCTAGTAAGTTGTAATagtgattataaaattatttgcaaaacttgtaaattaacTCAACctattgttaaatatatataactttggatAGTTTTGGGTATTTGTTCGGGTGTTCGGATATACTCAATCGGGTTCGGGTACccatttcatttataaaaagcATCCAATTGGATATTTTTAAAGTTCagattcgggttcggatcgaGTATTTTTAATCGGGTTCGGGTTAAATTTTCGGGTTCTCATATTTTTCCCAGCCCTACCGGATAGCATAGGAtccacatattttttatttaacccgACTACAAACGAACCGGATCACTTTAGGATCCGCgggtttttaagtttttatattgACCAaactaccattttttttttttgttctaactTGAATGACATTACATTTAATAATAGAGAACTCTATGACTATATAGtgaaaaatatttctcttttaatattataaatatatttagccAATTTGAAACTCTACATACacttttctatatcttttaatatataatcaaattaattttttttacatgtataaatttttgatttttaattctttctatcTATACTAATCATGATTAATTCTTAAATTTCGTTTAGGAAATATtgcaaaatctaaactaaataattatttgtttttatctaattgtattaaattgatttgttatttctgtaaatatctcacaatatgaAACCAAATCtaatatgtttacatatttataaatatataattttcaattttaattctttgattattatggaaCCAAACTTTAATTAGCTTTCAAAGATATTGAGTAATTATCGGTTCTATTTATATGGCTGTAGAATTGAATtgtgattttcttatatatagaacaaattgattatattcattttttgaaaaaaatctgtTTGTATACGCATCTATACTtaggttttcatatttttaatagtatagatatatagttaatatatactaaggttttcttttttttttctgttttttccatatgtattaagataaattaattaacatagtttttttttggttaagaaaatttaaaaatctaaaataaaagataatattcaaatattaaattagatttctataaatatctcaaaatctaaaaccatttatatatacaatttcaaatttaataatttgctTTTACGGTAACAACTTTAAACCATTTTGTTtaccatatattgtttatttttttttttattttaattatataagcaATTGGACCTGTTTGGTAACATGgatatatgatatgtttttttttctttccaaaatcttattttgtactccccaattaatagtatagattctAGATTGTATGATGTATatattaactaatttataaaagatattgatatttttacattactttttatttatttaatttgatattaaatttcatatcattttaaaaatcatataaatccaTATcccataaattaacaaaaatttaaaagccATTGATATTTTCACAATTATATATTAAAgttaatatgtaattttattaaaaaatttaaaattaattaacatattacCTAATTAGGTGTTTGGTCAGTTTGAGTACTCCTATCGCGTACAGTTCCTTTGCCCTAGCTAGTTTTCAGATCCCAAACTCATGATCTATAGTTTTGTACTTTTGAGTTCCTTTAAGACTTTTAGTATATTAGCCCACTCTCATCCATATTGATAGGTTATAGGGATCTGATTTTGGTAGTTTAATTAGCTTTATACTAcgcatgtttcttttttctacAAGTCTCTCCATAGACAGAAAAGAGAGGTGGAGTTTTTAGCTTTTGAATATGGTTTAGTCCAAGTGGCAGAGATACTTGTCTTTGTGCTTGGAAATTACTGATACAAACGCATGGGCCGAAGCATTTAGTTACTGATCATAGTCTCAAATGTGACAGAGACTTGTCTACCATTGTTTTCAATCATCAAAGAATAGAGAAATTgcaaaaattatcataaatagTAATTTTGAATTATTGAACATATTGATAGTAAAACTCAAGATAGCTAGAATATGTActagtctttgtttgtttgttttgttcagtTGCTGCTACTAACATTTCAGGTATGATGCATGACCTTATTGAAAAACACCTCCCTTGCTTTTATAATATCTTTGCTACACAAATCAGCTCGATTCCCCAattcttctatcttcttcttaaaCACCAAAAGAACCTTGTTAATCTCATGGATCTGAATCTTGATTGTATCATGATGCTCCACCGCAGTTTCCGCACTCGTCACCATCCTCTTGATCTCCTTGTCCAACTGTTGGATCAATAACCGGATATAATCCAAATCCTTCACTGCTACAAACGTCCCTTCCTGCATCGAAAAGAACACGTCTTTCTGTCCTTTAACTGCATTCTCATATTTCTTCCACAGCGAGTGGAGCCATTTCCCCATTGCACCCATTGGAGCTATGGTAGAAGCGAGAGCCGCAGCCACTGCAGTAGCCGCAATAGCCGCAGCCACAACAGAGCAGATGAGCAAAGTGGCGTAGATAGCCACGAAGATGATGCTGGCGATTTTTCGCCATGTGCGGATGCGCTTGAACTTATTGTCGAGCCTCTTCGTACGAATCTGAAGCTTCTCAAGCATCAGCATTTGTTGTTCGTAAACGATTTGGAACATCTTGAAGAAGTCTTTGCCAAAAGGAGTCTCTGCGTCTTTGAATTTCTTCAGCTCTTTAAGCGTCTTCTTGTATCCATTCCCTCCTgccaaccaaaaaaacagaaaacaaagtgTTACAAAGTAcgtaaaacataaaaaatgaaagttacATAAGCATTTTTTCCCATCCTAGTATATTTAAGGTGGGTCAAAACcacgaaaaaaaaagaggaagatataAAAAGTTTTGCCTCGGACaagtctctcttcttcaaacTGCCGAATAGCAGAAAGAATCAACTGGTGATTACTACCAACCAAACACACGCTTTCCTCCAAAGCATAACAGAAGTCGAGCGTCTTCGTGCTATTATCAAAGAAATCTACAGCGAGCTCAAGCACTTCTTTATGTTTCCATATGTCTTTCTTGCAATCCAATACAAATTTCATGACTTCTTGGCTCACGTCCAATAAACTCTCCGTCACTACTTTCAAGGAATCGAACGAGACCGCTCCACCCTCAACGTCCGTAGATAACGTGCTTATCACGTTACTCATTCGTGCGTGCATACGCCTGTCAAAAGACTGGATCTCCGTGTCTTCTTCACATGCAGCCTCGTACGTTTCAAATTCCGTTGCATAGATCTTAGCcgatgtcttctttttttttttggtatcaacaGCCGTTTTCTTTGAATGTTTGCTTGATCTGTTTCCCATTATTAACGCAGTTGCAAGTTCGATTCTGAAGATGAATAAGACAGATTTTCTTATAGTAAAAATGCGTTTAACATAGAATCTATAGACTAAAACAAAAGATCGAGACTGATAGAAATGATTAGTGAGAAAATGATAAacttgtatacatatatatatacttcatactatatatatatttacatatattagaggaaaaataatctaattttagattttaaaattaacaaaaataaaataaaagctactgatattttcatattattattattaattaattagtattattattaaaatttaatttgatattaaaacTCATATCATTTAAAACTCACATAAATCCATAtctctgaaaattttaaagCCATTGATACTTGccacaatttaattttattaaatgaaaatttagttACTATAGTCTCTAATGTGAAAAAGATTCTTtcattgttttcacttttcaatcATAAAAAGAATATAGAAATTGCAACAATTATCATAAACAGTAGTTTTGAGTTATTGAACATTGATTGATAGTAAAAACACAGAGAGAATCTGTACTATTATTTATAGTCTTCATCATTCAGGTGttcaagaagagagaaactggtctagtttttttgtttgtgttgctcAGTTGCTGCTACTAGCATTATTAGGATGCTTGATGATCCTTTGAAGAATCACTGTCCTTGCCCTTCTAATATTTCTGCTACACAAATCAGCTTGAGTCCCCAATTCCTCTACGTTCTTCTTAAACACCTCAAGTTTCTTCTTGATATCATCAATCCCAATCTTGACTTCGTTATGTTCCACAGCGAACTCCGCACTCTTCACCATCCCGGTGATCTCAATCTCCTTCTCGATCTGGGGAGAAAGTTGAATCATTTAATAGAGATGGACTATCAATTGTAGAGGCCTTTGCTCCTGCCATGGAGGCTGCAAGAGATGGGTTTTCCAGTGAAGTTCACAGtgaatggaagaagaagaaacctgctGCTTTTTCTAAGCTCAGGACCGAGAAGAAATTTGAAGATGTTGTGTTGATTGAAGTTTTATAAGGCTTAAAACATGTCATGGATTCTCTACTAAAACAAGACAGAACGTGTACATAGGCTGATGCATTACATGATACAAATGCGGGAAGAGTTGACACAGAAGTTGAAGTATTACTTGACAAAGAGAATGAAGTATTACTTAATACAAATGCTGGTAGAGCAGAGCTTAAGTAGTATTTGGTGATTATGCTGACACAGTGATTAACACAAAGCCGAAAAGATAAGGTGTTGAATCAAGAACCTTGTTGTTAGATGTATCAGAGGTTGTATCAAACGTCTGAAGCAGTTCTTGTACTAGTCCGACGTTAATACAagaagtagtacaagaagctgagttgaagagtttgagtacaAAAGCTTAAGGCTGATttggacaagccaagtggcGGCTGCTTAGCTGAatgaacatcttgaatggaagattcaagatgagATCATGAAGAGAAACTTTtcttatccaaaaagaaaaaggaaagttcTCAATTTCCCTAGAGGGTATCCTTAGATGGTGTAAGCCTACTTTATTAGATAGGGTATCCTTAGAGGGTGTACGCCTACTTTATCAAAAGCCCATTAAAAATAGGATGAGatcgaaaaacaaaatcagagaatATAGATGTGACACGTGGCATTTAGATAGGGTATCCTTAGAGGGTGTAagcctactttattatattatgttaattttaagCTCAAGAACCTAAATTGAACAAAcgaaaaagccaaaaaagacacAATTTTTTCGATTCTCAATTCCGCCACATACTTGCATTACTCAATTCTGCCTATTCAAAATCGGCCCAAAACAGTGAAATTTACCTCATTTTCCTCTATCCAATGGAATTGAGGCGTCGAGAGTCACTTCGAGTGGGCTGAATAGAAATCTCGCGGAGTTGAACAGATAAGGGGGAGggtggggaagagagagagaggtgaggaagaggagaagactGAAGTCGGAGATCCCGTCGGTTTCGGTTTGGGAAGGCGAGAAATTTTGTGTGACCCATACAGTTTCAAACCATTAACAAAAGGAAGAGATATGAGACAAACGTCTAGTTTTAGGACATTAACAATAGGCTGAGATACGAGATAAATGTCGAGTAAAAGCCCATTAAAAATAGGAtgagatccaaaaaaaaatcagagaatatAGATGTGACACGTGGCATTTAGATAGGGTATCTTTAGAGGGTGTAagcctactttattatattagataggagttttgaattattattgaaCATATTGATAGTAAAACTCAAGATAGCTAGAATATGTACtattctttgtttgtttgttttgttcagtTGCTGCTACAACCATTTCAGGTATGATGGATGACCTTATTGAAAACCACCTCCCTTGCTTTTATAATATCTTTGCTACACAAATCAGCTCGATTCCCCAattcttctatcttcttcttaaaCACCAAAAGAACCTTCTCAATCTCATGGATTTGAATCTTGACTGTATCATGATGCTCCACCGCAGATTCCGCACTCGTCACCATCCTCTTGATCTCCTTGTCCAACTGTTGGATCAATAATCGGATATTATCCAAATCCTTCACTGCTACAAACGTCCCTACCTGCATCCAAAAGAACATGTCTTTCTGTCCTTTAACTGCTTCATATTTCTTCCACAGCGAGTGGAGCCATTTCCCCATGGCACCCATTGGCACTATGACAGAAGCGAGAGCCGCAGCCACAGAAGGAGCCGCAATAGCCGCAGCCACAACAGAGCAGATGAGCAAAGTGGCGTAGGTAGCCACGAAGATGATTTCTCGCCATGTGCGGATGCGCTTGAGCTTAATGTCGAGCCTCTTCGAACGAATCTGAAGCTTCTCAAGCATCAGCATTTGTTGTTCGATTTGGAACATCTTGAAGAAGTCTTCGCCAAAAGGAGTCTTTGCGTCTTTGAATTTCTTCAGCTCTTTAAGTGTCTTCTTGTATCCGTTCCCTCCTGCCAACCAAAACCAGAAAACAAAGTGTTACAAAGTacgtaaaacaaaaataaaagttacataaatatattttcccaTCCTAGTAATTTAAGGtgggttaaaacttaaaaccattaaaaaaaaaaaaaagaggaagatataAAAAGTTTTGCCTCGGACAAGGCTCTCTTCTTCAAACTGCCGAATAGCAGAAAGAATCAACTGGTGATTACTACCAACCAGACACATGCTTTCCTCCAAAGCATAACAGAAGTCGAGTGTCTTCGTGCTATTGTCAAAGAAATCTACAGCGAGCTCAAACACTTCTTTATGTTTCCATATGTCGTTCTTGCAATTTATTACCACTTTCACAACTTCTTGGTTAATGTCCAATAAACTCTCCGTCACTACTTTCAAGGAATCGAACGAGAGTGCTCGACCCTCAACGTCAACGCCCGTAGATAGCGTGCTTATCACGTTACTCATCCGTGCGTGCATACGCCTGTCGAAAGACTGGATCTCCGTGTCTTCTTTACATGCAGCCTCGTACGTTTTAAATTCCGTTGCATAGATCTTAGccgatgtctttttttttttggtatcaatagCCTTTGTCTTTGaatgtttgcttgatttgtttcCCATTATTAACGCAGTTCCAAGTTCGATTCTGAAGATGAATAAGACAGATTGTCTCAATAGTAAAAATGCGTTTAACAAATAATCTATAGACTAAACCAAAAGATCGAGACTGATAGAAATGATTAGTGAGAAAAAGATAAACTTAGTCGGGCGTACCAGAGGAGGCAACAACACTGTTAAAGAAAACAGATTTGGGAGAGACGAGAAATAAacttatactatatatatacttcatactatatatatacatatctataactaatatattaatatataattagtggttaatatacatatattagaggaaaaataatctaattttagattttaaatattaacaaaaaaaaagctactgatattttcatattattaattatcattgattagtattattattaaaatttaatttgatattaaaacTCATATCATTTAAAAACTCACATAAATCCATATCTCTGAAAATTTAAAAGCCGTTGATACTTGCcacaattttattaaattaaaatttagttactATAGTCTCTAATGTGAAAAAGATTCTTTCATTGTTTTCacttttgaataataaaaaaatatagaaattgcAACAATTATCATAAACAGTAGTTTTGAGTTATTGAACATTAAATGATAGTTAAAACTCAGAGAGAATCTGTACTATTATTTATAGTCTTCATCATTCAGGTGTTGAAGAATGAGAACTGCTAACTTATCTTTTAAGCAGTTGATAAGTCTTTTCTCATGGAAATGTGCTTGTTTCATAACTTTATCATAGTGCCAGTTTCATGTCCCATGAGTGTTATGAGCCAAAGCCTTGGCCTTAGATCTTGTTATCACACCTGTTGCTTAAACTTAAGAACAATAGATTGAAAACTAACTTCCCTTTTAACCCAAGTCTCTCTTTggagaattaggttaattgttggAAGCTTAAAATTCTCATTAGCATAAGAGGGTCCTTATATAGGACCTTACAAACCGACCTATGtctatcaaaagaaaattatgaaaactttAAATCTAACTTAAAAGGAATAAAGCCATAATTATATAATcctaataatatatcaaaagcCTATGATCGTATCATTACTCCCCTCCTCCACTTGAAGTTTGTCCTCAAGCTTCAGCTCATGGCATGTCCTCCTCTTTAATTGGTTCGTCGTCCTGATTAGCTCCATCATTGACAACCGTGATTTGAAAAAGGACTGGTTTGCAAACATGCCATCGTGTGAAGAATTCATCACACTTGAAGCATAGACCTTTTGCTCGTCATTCCGCCATTTCTGTGTggaatttattcaaaaatagtTGTGGTTTCTCTTCTGTTTGTTGGGGCAACTGAGCATCTTTGTCTTTTCCACCCTTGGAACTCTCACGATTTCCTGTCCTAGGGAACAAGATCGAGTGTTGAGCTATTGGTGCCAAATGTCCTCCAAACGTCTGTCACTAAAACAAAAGGTCGAGACTGAGCGAAACGATTAGTGAGAAAAAGATATAACTTAGTCGGGCGTACCAGAGGCAACAACACAGTAAAAGAGAACAGATTTGGGAGAGATAAAAGAGAACAcaaaaacttgtatatatatatatatatagagagagagagagagagagagagatgtataTGTTGCAtcatatactaattaatttatagtgattaatTTATCCAtctatataactaattaatgtatattgagtgatttatatatatgtaagttggATTTCCTTACATGTCAAAAAAGAAAGTTGGTTTTACTTACATAAGatgaaaataatatgaattcGAGATtgtatgatgtatatatatactaacaaaattttaaaagatattgatattttctacattactttttagtttatttaatttgataaaaaatttcatatcttTTTGAAAATCATATAAATCCATATCccatagataaacaaaaatataaagatacTGATATTTTCTATACtactttttatttacttaatttgatattaaatttcatatcattttaaaaatcatataaatccaTATcccataaattaacaaaaaaattaaagccaTTGATATGTCCCTGGCTGCATCGAAGTGATCACGTCTTTATGTTCTTTGAGTGCTTTCTCATAGTTCTTCCACAGCAAGTCGATCCATTTCCCCATGGTACCGAGTGGCACTGGAGCAGCGAGACCCGGAGCCACATGAGGAGCGGACATAGCCGCAGCCACAACAGAGCAGATGAGCACCGTGGCATAGGTAGCCACGAAGATGATGCTGGAGCATGTGTCGGGCTTGTTCCTACGAAGCTGAAGCTTCTCAAGCATTAGCATCTGTTGTTTGTAAACAGATTGGAACATGTTGAAGAAGTCTTCGCCAAAAGGATTCTGTGCGTCTTCGAAATCCTTCAGCTTTTCAAGTGTCTTCTTGTATCCGTTCCCACctgccaaaaccaaaaatatataacaaataattaaaaaggtaAGAAGTTTATTTTAAGTTTTCCCATTCTATGTTTAAaaccacaaaataaaagttttgccTTGAACAAGGCTCTCTTCTTCAAACTGCCGAAGAACACCAAGAATCAAATGGTGATTACTACGATCCAAATGCATGCTGTCTGCCAAAGCATCATAGAATTCTGCATCTTCAAATTAGTCTCAAAGTAATCAAACATTGCTTTATCTTTCCATATGTCTTTCTTGCAATCCAAGATAACTTTCACAACTTCTTGGTTCATCTCCAACAAAAACTGCATCACTTCTTTCAAGGAATTAAACGAGAACGCTCGAACCTCAACGTCCGTAGCTAGTATGCTTATCAGGTGACTCGTCCGTGCGTGCATACGCGTGTCGAAAGACTGGATCTCCTTGTCTTTTTTACATGCAGCCTCGTACGCTCTCAGTTCCGTCGCGTAGACCTTGGCCGATGTCTTCATTGaatttttgcttgttttgtttccCATTATTAACGCAGTTCCGAATTCGATTCTGAAGATGAATAAAACAGATCAACCAATGCGTTTAAAACATACAAATGCGTGCACAGatgaaagaagaatatatagaCTAAAACAAAAGGTCGAGACCGAGCGAAACGATTAGTGAGAAAAAGATATAACTTAGTCGGGCGTACCAGAGGCTACAACACAGTAAAAGAGAACAGATTTGGGAGAGACAAAAGAGAACACAAAAacttgtatacatatatatatatagagagagagatgtacatatatatgtagcatcatatactaattattttaaatagtgATTAATTTATCCAtctatataactaattaatgtatattGAGTGATTAGTATATATGTAAGTTGGATTTCCTTACATGTCAAAAAAGAAAGTTGGTTTTACTTACATAAGatgaaaataatatgaattctAGATTGTATGATGTATAtactaacaaaattttaaaagataatgaTATTTTCTACATTACTTTTTAGTTTacttaatttgataaaaaaattcatatcatTTTGAAAATCATATAAATCCATATCCCATAGATcaacaaaagtttaaaagatactgatattttctatattactttttatttatttaatttgatattaaatttcatatcattttaaaaatcatataattccATATcccataaattaacaaaaaaaattagagccATTGAATATTAGTCACAGTTTTATAGTATGTTCTCTTATATTTGCTACACAAATCAGCTTGATGATTCCCCAATTCTTCTATtttacatactatatatatatgtacatatatatatatataactaatataggaatatataattaatatcacatatattaagaggaaaataataaaagttcaagattaaataataataaaattacatatatatatatataagaggaaaaataataagaattatagattttaaatattaacacaaatttaaaagcTACTTCtattttcacattattattatcattagaattattaatattatttgatttgatattaaaattcatatcatttaaaaaataataaaaatacatatatatatatatctctgaAAATATAGAAGCCATTGATACTTGCcacaattttattaaattaaaatttagtgtatAGTCTCAATTCAAATGTGAAAAAGATTTGTCTTccattgttttcacttttcaatcATAAAAGGAATATAGAAATTGCAACAATTATCCNTAATTTACTTGTATTCAcagaaaatttttaatttccatCCCAGGATTTCAAAATTAGAAATGTCAATTGAGAATACATTTTCATATGAGTAAAACGGGATTAGGACAAGACAATatgaaactttatttttcctgtccctaatttattataaatattaagaaaataaagttcataaaaagtGTTACCTTGAACAAGGCTCTCATCTTCAAAC from the Camelina sativa cultivar DH55 chromosome 12, Cs, whole genome shotgun sequence genome contains:
- the LOC104729795 gene encoding UPF0496 protein At4g34320-like, which produces MRIELATALIMGNRSSKHSKKTAVDTKKKKKTSAKIYATEFETYEAACEEDTEIQSFDRRMHARMSNVISTLSTDVEGGAVSFDSLKVVTESLLDVSQEVMKFVLDCKKDIWKHKEVLELAVDFFDNSTKTLDFCYALEESVCLVGSNHQLILSGNGYKKTLKELKKFKDAETPFGKDFFKMFQIVYEQQMLMLEKLQIRTKRLDNKFKRIRTWRKIASIIFVAIYATLLICSVVAAAIAATAVAAALASTIAPMGAMGKWLHSLWKKYENAVKGQKDVFFSMQEGTFVAVKDLDYIRLLIQQLDKEIKRMVTSAETAVEHHDTIKIQIHEINKVLLVFKKKIEELGNRADLCSKDIIKAREVFFNKVMHHT
- the LOC104733147 gene encoding UPF0496 protein At4g34320-like, producing the protein MGNKSSKHSKTKAIDTKKKKTSAKIYATEFKTYEAACKEDTEIQSFDRRMHARMSNVISTLSTGVDVEGRALSFDSLKVVTESLLDINQEVVKVVINCKNDIWKHKEVFELAVDFFDNSTKTLDFCYALEESMCLVGSNHQLILSAIRQFEEESLVRGGNGYKKTLKELKKFKDAKTPFGEDFFKMFQIEQQMLMLEKLQIRSKRLDIKLKRIRTWREIIFVATYATLLICSVVAAAIAAPSVAAALASVIVPMGAMGKWLHSLWKKYEAVKGQKDMFFWMQVGTFVAVKDLDNIRLLIQQLDKEIKRMVTSAESAVEHHDTVKIQIHEIEKVLLVFKKKIEELGNRADLCSKDIIKAREVVFNKVIHHT